In the Drosophila teissieri strain GT53w chromosome 3R, Prin_Dtei_1.1, whole genome shotgun sequence genome, ttttgattctgtaacattttgtaattttattatacccgttactcgtagagtaagtataagtataagtaagtataaagtatatatattcttgatcaggatcaatagccgagtcgatctgaccatgtccgtctgtccgtccgtctgtctgcctgtccgtctgtctgtctgtccgtctgtctgtccgtccgtatgaacgtcgagatctcaggaactataaaagctggaaagttgagaataagcatacagactccagagacatagacgcagcgcaagtttgtcgattcatgttgccacgtcccctctaacgcccacaaaccgcccaaaactgccacgcccacacttttgaaaaatgttttaatattttttcatttttgtattagtcttgtaaatttctatcgatttgccaaaaaactttttactacgcccactctaacgccctaaaaccgacaaaaactgtcagtgttgaagattctccttcgcacttccactagctgagtaacgggtatcagatagtcggggaactcgactatagcgttctctcttgtttttatttaaaaagggTGTGGGAAGCGTTTTGTAAACTCTttattaataacaaataataaaaacaaaacaaaaacaaataataaaacattaacaataatttaagAGTGAAAATATAACTACAGAACTAATAACACTTAGCtctatacaaattaatttaaaattaagaaagACTCTAAAAGAAGCATTTAaggtgttttaaaaatatttttgatcattttAAAGTTCGAATGAAAttagtaatttaattttaaaacttttcaataattcaTCTTGTAACGTAAATGCTATAATACCTAATCAGTTTTTACTAACACTGTTATACAATTTATGACAATTAGCATGTTAACATGTTCTTATTGGAGTTCAGTATTTTCCATGATAGTAGCCAATCGGTATTTTTCCCCTGCGCACAGAGGGTCATACTGTCCGGTTGCTGATTTGTTTATAGTTATTAGGCCTCAAATTTCTCGTTAACTTTAGCTATAACCAACAATAATGGAGGTGGACTTCAGTAAGGAGAACTTTCTGCTGCCGGAGTTGAAATACGAGTGTGAGTAGATCCTCGACTTGCAGGAGACCAACCTGTTGCTAAATATTTCATCACATTGCCTTGCAGACCTCGATCACACGGCGGATGTTCAGTGAgtacgacaacaacaacaacaaatgtgcCCGATGACCATGTGCAGTAGGGTGGTTCGCTATTCGTGGCTGAATAATACAGATGATAAGAAAAATTCTTATAACCGTGTTTGTCTAGGAATTTTAAACCATCTGAATAAggaattatatatacacatatattttaaaatcaatttttctatattttcccAAATTCGATAGTTAAGGGACTTTTAAAATGCCAGGAAAAGAATAATATCTTTCAAAAGCAACTTCCGAAAGacttttaaattcattttttttttggtatcaAAACTGATACCAATTTTTTCAGAAAAATACAGGTATGTTTAAgcatttggaaaaattgaagACAGTCTAGCAGTTATATAGTCGTAAAAGTTCATAAAAGATTATAAATAATGcacatttttgtaaattacCGCTCAGTGTTAGACAACATGTATATGAACTGGCATTTTTTCAGATAACCCTACGTCATCCGCAGTTTTTTATCTCAGTCAAAGGTTCTTTCATATATCAGAAGATAATGAATATTAATACTACTTCACTGAAAGGCAATagtctttgtttgtttgacaagagaaatatacatacgtaGGGATTGTGACCACAACACCcgaaatatttcttttaaatgaCTGCTTAATGACCGTTGAATAAAACATTCGATTATTCTGATGGATTCCCTCCCACTTAACAGAATCCACGGATGGGGATCGTCGCTGAAGGAGGCGTTTGAACAATGCGGAGTGGCCATGTTCGGCTATATGACCGAACTGGATTACGTGTCCGTGGAGCAATGCTTTGAAATCGAAGCCCAAGGAGATGATCTGGAGGGCTTACTCTTTCACTTTCTGGATGAGCTGCTGTTCCTGTTCTCCGCCGAACCGAATTTGGTGTGCAAGAAGCTGGAGATCACCAAATTCGATATGGAAACTTTCAAGATTTCCTGTCGTTGTTACGGGGAACCATTTGAGCTGGGAAAACATCCGCAGGGCACCGAGGTGAAGGCCATCACATACTCGGCCATGCAAATCGTTCAGGACGCGGAGGCCAGCAACTACGAGGTGTTTGTGATAATTGACATTTGATCCAGCAGCGATCGCCGGGAATTAAATGTGACTGTTCTGTTTCAACCCCTTTGCCTGTCTCCATTAATCATAAGTGAAATGCCAAAAAACGATATAAAAACCGCTGCAAAAGCCCCGAAAAATTTGCAATCTCTCGTGCTGCGACTGCATCCCTTGTCGATGAGGATGACTTATCAAGAAACCACTCGATTGTGCggctgcaaatgcaattaggACTGGCTGCCTTCTCAACGGTCTGATTCCGGAATCAAGATTTACCCTTTTGCCTCCCATTTTTTTGTGTACTACTCACTTTTTTGCCCACGGCTTTGTGAATTGGCAACGTGTTGAATTCCCAGACAAGCGCCGAATTTGTTGTCCTTTCCCAGGCCGAGTTCAATGCACTTTTATTTTGCAGCCTTCAGGAGCTGCTGGGGCGATGGGTTTCATTAAAGACTTTAGTTGCTCTTCTATTTGGGATGTCATTTCGAATACAGCAGTCAGCAATGCAAGACAAGCCGTAGTCTAAAAGCGATGATGAGCTGGTTTTTAGGAACAAGTCACTTTTTAAATGATCGAAAATAGGGGGCATAAACATAACAAACTTACTTGTGTATAATGTTGATAACAAGAgtgtacaataaatatattagcTTAGATCAAGTAACTTAACCAATAGCCATTTGAAATCTACCCAAcgacaaaataaacaaatatttatttatatttcaataaaaaaaaaactttgatTTCCTTTGAATAACGCGTTATTTTTCGATTTGGCGGAAAATCGGTATTATTAGGTTGATTTTCGCGAGACGCGAGATTATTTAGTGGCCGCTGAGCGAAGTCAGCTGGTAACACCGAGCGATTTGTTTTGAAACAGCTGACCGCGCCGTCAAAAcccaaaaagtaaacaacaaaaaaaacatttgccgAGCAACGTAGCCCAGCATATGGGCTTTTGTagttgtgtgggtgtgtgcgtgcaagAGTAGCGGTATTTTTCCTTGGAACATAGGGCAAACGGCGAACTAAAAAATATACGTTTTTACAGCTGattgatattaaaaaaagCAACGCTGCGGCACGTCGAGCGATACGAAAGAGCGTGCGAAAGAACAAACAAAGTATGAAGGCAAATAGCCCGcgtacacacacgcacacacaaacggCCAGTTGCTCGATTCGCTTTAGCTTTTAGCTTTTCGAGTACGCCGAAGTTGAAGTGGCTAAAAACCCTGGTAAAAGTTTCATATCTGCTTACAAGACAACGGTTAATCGCGGTGATATTCGGCGGAAAGTGGGTGGCACAAACGTCTTTCGCCCGCCccgctgtttgttgttgtgtttgctgttgctttccAATTCGCCCTGCCAATTCGCCGCACCGCTCATTCTTTCTGCAGCCACCAATTGTCATGGTGTTAAAGTGAAGAGGAAGCAGCAGCCCGTGAGCACATTGTGCGCTAGTTGTTGCCGTTTTACGCCCAGAAATCGGGCAGATATCGCCCTGCAATCCCTACCAATAGACAGGTGACGTTCTCACCTGTAATTTAAGATCAAAAACACAAAGCTAACCCAAGGGGAACTCAGTGAAAAACGTGGCCGAAAAATCCATACGAAGGCGGAATGGAAAAAATGTGGTAGGTAGTACTAGAAGTAGAGAATGtgacatgtgtgtgtgcttggctgtgtgtgtggggtgcTGCGCTGGGCATTTTCTTTATAACAGCGGCCCCGCGAGCGAAACAGAAAACAACTGTTTTTGGGCGTGCGCCCCCAACTGCCGGCTAAAAAGTTCATATGCAAAAAATTGCATGCCGGTCCAGCTGACACAGCAGCTGCATCAAGAAAAAGACGTCGTGGGTGGAGTGAAGGGGCGGGGGAGAAGCATCTTGGGGGAAAAGGCAAGAGAAAAGGGCTGATGATAATGCGCACTTTATATAATTGCAGCTACCTGTGAGCCATCTCTAATGTTTCGTGCCTCTATCTGTATGCGTATAGGTGTGCGGGTGAATGTGTGGGTGGCAAATGGCTAACGGATTCCTGTCCGATTCCAATTCATGGGATCTCTGCGCTGACGTCACtccaatttcatttgcaatcatttcaatttgatttatctCAAGTGTAAAGCCGAGCTTCAGAATACAGTGAACCCCCCAAAGACCAGAAGAAGtcaatcatttaaatttgcttaCGAATTTCATCTGTTTTAAGAATACGAAACTTAAAGATATCAAAAATTGAACTTCAACGtcattttaaatcaaattcagTCACAAACTACAGTGCTCTTTTTAAAACAGAACATCCAGTTAAGTAAATCCATTATATTATCAGGTATTCATATCTATCGTATTTTAAATGAGttttaaaatatgatttgTAGCTATCGGTTTGGGCAAATTGATAAATTCTTTTCAAATCGATACAATTCATAGATTTAATaagctttaaatttatttatttgtagtaTTTTATCCATACTCTCCTGTTTCCGAATGTTGTTGCATCCACAATCGTGTTgggtttaaaaatgtaaagagCGATTTCCCACTCATATGATTATTTCTTAGCATCATTAACTTTATCgtttacataaataaacacaacGCTGATTTAACAAGAGAAAAAGctacagtcgagttccccgactattagatacccgttactcagatattgGAAGTGCTAGgttgaaattttaaatgttcaaaacaaaattggtTTGCAGGCGTTAGAATAGGAGTggttaaaatgtttttggcacaTCAATAAAAATTTCCATATAACTGAAGTCGGAAATTATTTCTTCTACCAgtaacatacttttcaataacgaatatattctttaattcTACAATTagcgggtataaaaatagctgTTGATTCATATTACTTTTCTGATAGCCCCAATAAAGAGAccactatatttttatatttatatgttggCGTGTTGCATGTCCCGAGAATTCATGTTAGTCCCTGGGGAATTGATTAGATTTCAAATTGGAGCAGCAAAGCTCGTGGAAGCGTTGCCAGATCGCCCATAACGGATGCTGTGACTGTGCACGCGATCACCTCAGATTGGGGCAGGAACTACTGCCAAGGGTGTGGTTTTTATAGTGCCGTAATGTGATGGAACACATGGAACATGTCTAAAAGCCGGCGCATGATAGCTGCAACCTTATCGGCGTATCAATTAACCCAGATATGGAAACACGGAGCTTGTTTCGGGCTCGATAAGACCGAGGTTCCAACTTTCTCCGTGACATCCAGGCGTGGGAGACACAAGAACTCCAGGTAGGAATTGCAATCGTCTTGGGTCACCTTTTGGCGACGTCATAGTTTGATGACTTCCAATCGACTCGCACACCCAAATACCCACCAACACTCGAGCAATTATGCACGTCCGTGTGCACACGCTACAGCCGGGCAATGGCGAACATCGAAGACGACGCTGTCTCATGGTTTTTGCTCCATCTCCATGTATTGGGCGACTATATTTCTCGAGTCTgcagttttttcttttccgagttgtatacattttgttttgtatttggtCACTTTGGATTCGCTTGGCCTTCGGGCGCAGACTTGGTCTCTTGGTCGGGTCTTTTGTGAACCAGTTGCTCTAAGCGCCTGTGTTACCTGTTCGCCCCTGTTTGGTATACACATCGTTTTGGACTGCCGTAGTATGCACCAAATCCGATACATCATTACGGAAGCGGTGATTTCTACATTCCGTATGTCGCCAAGGAAATTTTAAATCTTTCCATAAGTGCAATTGGTGCACCGACAGCTTTGATTTGAGCTCGTTCTTTTATCTCTTGCTGCGATGATAAGGCCTTcgaaaattgtgaaatttgGGTCATTCTTAGTTTCATTAAGGGGAGCAATGATTTTTCATCTTAATAggtatgtatttttaattccttATACGTTTACTCACTTTTTACTTTGCCACTCAAACCCACCTGCCCTTTTTAAGATGGTTTGCTTAATTTATTACAGTTCTGACCTAGTACGGCTTACATTCATTTATTCGATTACTGACAATAAGACAGAATTAACTTTTTGATTAGCTCTATAAAACCAAGAACATCGTACTTAGGCTATAAGCGCATTGATAAGCGTAGTAGCTAACCATATaacaataacaagagagaacgctatggtcgagttccccgactatctgatacccgttactcagatggtgaaagtgcgcaggagagtcttcaacactgacagtttttggcggtttgtgggcgttagagtggcaaaaagttttttggcaaatcgatagaaatttacaagactaatataaaaataaaacaatatcaaaacatctttcaaaagtgtgggcgtggcagttttaggcggtttgtgggcgtggcaacatgctgcgtctatgtctctggagtctgtatgcttattctcaactttctagcttttatagttcctgagatctcgacgttcatacggacggacagaccgacgcacagacagacggacatggccaaatcgactcggctattgatcctcataaagaatatatatactttatgtggtcggaaacgcttccttctgcctattacatacttttcaacgattctagtatacccttttactctacgagtaacgggtataataatccAATTATAAGTAGCGAGCACCGGTTCCAATTTTTGGACCGTCTGGCAACTCCGACGTAAAGCTCATTGGATGGCTTATACAATCAGCTCAAAAAAATATCACGCACACTCGCTCCAAcatcaaataaaacttgtGCACTTGTTCCAAGCAATATATACCCAGATTTCGGACAGGCTAATACATTTCATGATATATTAAACACTTGAATTCCATTTTATTACGTACTGACCACTTTGGGTCATCGCTAGCCCGCCGATCGTatcgtgtttgtttttatcatgtgccttctttttctttttacctcgagtgactgtgtgtgtattaagttgttgttgcacttttATAACACACCAAAAGGGGGCCACATGAGGAGGCAAGTCTCCATGCCCGAAACACACGCTCGCACACCCGCTGGCACCAGATACTTAAGCGAAACGAGTTAAAAGCGATTTcattaatatgtttttgttgccaattCCCTCCGCTTGAGGTGTTGTTAGTGTGCTGGACGCTGCTGTGACTGCTcacttttttattgttttttaatctCTGCCCTTGCCCTCTGATACCCTCTGCTTTAATTAGACCGGGAACTTGTTGCTTAGGATATTTCGTGTTGCGTATGGGGTCACAATTCATCACTGAAATGGTCAATTGTTTACtggataataataaataactgaGTAATAATATAATTCCTTTATCATGACTACTACactacatatgtaaatatatcaGTTAGTTCAATAGTATTTAAACCCAAGCTCAATTTAGAGTAACACCAGTTTTGcataaaattgttataaagaaataacatttataaacaTCACGTGTAGTCAGCATTGTCATGTGCCTTTTAAATGTATactttaagtttatttataatgcTTCCTATCTCGGCAAataaattttgaattataaatacttatCTCCAAGGTTATTTTACGTCCGAAAAAAAGGGTATTAAGATTCGTTGTTGCCAACTCGACTAGCATCTTAATTTTTTCgtgttctttgttttgttgttgatttttttgtcaGTGCTGTTAGCTGGTTtgtgtttggcttttggttgcctggctatttttaaaaattttgtgcgaaagcaacaaaaaagtcAAATTAAAGAGCGAAgtaaaagaaaggaaaagacGAGGCAACGCGAAGTCGGCGCAGTAGCATcagcaattgttgttgctgcttttactgttgctgctgcgttggCCGCATaagaaatatggaaaatggaaTTTCTCTGCGCGGCCCCACATTTACCCACACGGACGCACAAGAatcacacacagatacgcaaTCCGAGTCGcgactttttggctttttgtgaGCAAGGGgaacaaaaaagggaaacggATAGGGACGAGAGCAGAGATTCAGATACTTTTACGTCTCCTTCTTTGTATCTGAATAAATAGATGCGAATCAGACAAATTAAACttaatataatgaaaatttcaaaactctTTTCAACTGCTGAAAGCAAACTGAATGTAACCGAAACGGTcatttataactttttaaacATCTTAAGAATACAACAAAAGTGTTTTTATATGATATTTTTTGCatactttaaataatacacAAGCAGTCATATTATTTATGCGCAGATATTTAAGTgacttgttttaatttgtaactACATAGCAGAATCcctttatacccgttactcgtacagtagaagggtatactagatttcTTGagaagtatatatgtacatatataacacACGTAAGTCACGTCTATCTGTCCGTGTCACGCTGTCCATATAAAAGTCGAGATCTCGGGAATtgtaaaagctagaaagttaagacaAAGCTTGCTGATCTTTGTAATGACTGCGTTTTGCATCTGCAGTTGCTTAATACGATCTAAGACAAtcctgaaaataaataaattctgtgTTTATATGCGCGTCCTGGACGGAATTATggttataataattaaagatTTCCTAGTTCTCATGTTTTCTGGGGGAATCCGCTCCGTATCCACGTCCGCGAGTGACATctcatttgttgttgtcctcAGTCCAGTGGCTCTTTGTGGGTGACGTCGTCCCTtaataacagcaacaaaaacggcAACAGGAACAATTCATTCCCATTCTCGACTCCAGAACCAATTAGGTCACATTGGCGTCGTGGCAGCTTCTTCATCTTCGCCAAGTCCGTTTTTCACTCTCTTTTCGCAAAACATTTCATTCGCCTGCCTCTATCTCTTCATCTCATGTTTTTTATGTCGCAAAGCAACTTTGCACTTCATTGATAAAATGATTAATCGTTATGGTGACTGTGCGTTATGGTGTTATGTGTGAGAGGAAAAATTCACATACATAAATGCACTAAAAGAATTAGCAAACGGTGTGTTACTAAACCACATTGAAACCATATATAGAAACGATTTAgttattatgaaaatta is a window encoding:
- the LOC122620841 gene encoding protein archease-like — translated: MEVDFSKENFLLPELKYEYLDHTADVQIHGWGSSLKEAFEQCGVAMFGYMTELDYVSVEQCFEIEAQGDDLEGLLFHFLDELLFLFSAEPNLVCKKLEITKFDMETFKISCRCYGEPFELGKHPQGTEVKAITYSAMQIVQDAEASNYEVFVIIDI